A window from Neodiprion fabricii isolate iyNeoFabr1 chromosome 2, iyNeoFabr1.1, whole genome shotgun sequence encodes these proteins:
- the LOC124175068 gene encoding sodium/potassium-transporting ATPase subunit beta-2-like, with the protein MEDKKVEQYYSPPPQLGKWEGFRIFLWNSETGQFMGRTGASWAKILLFYVIFYAVLCGFFGAMLAVFYQTLDPNVPKWQLEGSLIGTNPGLGFRPMPPESNVDSTLIWYKASNVGNYGYWTKELDAFLAHYRKTPAKHGVADTRMPCDYDKPPLPGKVCLPDIESWHSCNQNNSYNYQKSAPCIFLKLNKIFGWMPQIYNDTSKLPSNMPDDLKSHIANEQSQNRKTVNTVWVSCEGESPADVENIGPIQYIPQRGFPGYYFPFTNTPGYLSPLVAVLFEAPKRGVLINIECKAWAQNIHHDRFERRGSVHFELMVD; encoded by the exons ATGGAGGACAAGAAAGTCGAGCAGTATTACTCGCCGCCGCCGCAGCTTGGAAAATGGGAGGGATTCAGGATCTTTTTATGGAATTCGGAGACCGGCCAGTTTATGGGGCGTACCGGCGCAAGTTGGG CGAAGATTTTGCTCTTCTACGTGATATTCTACGCAGTCCTTTGCGGATTCTTCGGAGCAATGTTGGCCGTGTTCTACCAAACGTTGGATCCGAACGTTCCTAAATGGCAACTGGAAGGCTCGCTAATCGGCACCAATCCCGGACTTGGTTTTCGGCCGATGCCACCAGAGAGCAACGTCGACAGCACTTTGATTTGGTACAAGGCTAGTAACGTGGGAAACTATGGTTACTGGACCAAGGAACTGGATGCTTTCCTTGCTC ATTACAGGAAAACTCCGGCGAAACATGGCGTCGCTGACACGAGGATGCCTTGCGACTACGACAAACCTCCCCTACCAGGAAAAGTCTGCCTCCCCGACATCGAGTCGTGGCATTCCTGCAATCAAAACAATAGTTACAATTATCAGAAATCCGCACCATGCATTTTCCTCAAGTTGAACAAG atcTTCGGATGGATGCCGCAAATCTACAACGACACGAGCAAACTTCCGAGCAACATGCCGGACGATCTGAAATCTCACATCGCGAACGAGCAGTCGCAGAACCGGAAGACGGTCAACACTGTTTGGGTATCGTGCGAGGGAGAGAGTCCTGCGGATGTTGAAAACATCGGGCCGATACAGTATATCCCACAGCGAGGATTCCCCGGGTATTATTTCCCCTTCACCAACACTCCAGGCTACCTGAGCCCGCTGGTTGCCGTGCTGTTCGAGGCACCGAAGC gTGGCGTCCTGATCAACATCGAGTGCAAGGCGTGGGCTCAAAACATTCATCACGATAGATTTGAGCGACGTGGATCGGTGCACTTCGAGCTGATGGTGGATTAA